Proteins from a genomic interval of Cydia amplana chromosome 8, ilCydAmpl1.1, whole genome shotgun sequence:
- the LOC134650400 gene encoding uncharacterized protein LOC134650400 — MVILLSLAVACQAWSVPFYPVQRAPMRMRYTRYAPPPPPPQPHRIPIPVHETTEEYQRPKRGHDHDFYGHDHDHDQTRGVTGPIHTFVKTDKNANYKWGVRHHVGNKYAS, encoded by the exons ATGGTG ATTCTCTTGTCTTTAGCAGTAGCATGCCAAGCCTGGTCTGTCCCCTTCTACCCAGTGCAACGGGCCCCAATGAGGATGAGATACACCAGATACGCCCCTCCACCACCGCCACCGCAACCACACAGGATTCCTA TTCCAGTTCACGAGACCACCGAAGAATACCAAAGGCCGAAGCGCGGTCACGACCACGACTTCTACGGTCATGACCACGACCACGATCAGACCCGGGGTGTGACCGGGCCCATCCACACTTTCGTGAAGACAGACAAAAATGCCAACTACAAGTGGGGGGTCAGACACCATGTTGGAAATAAATACGCTTCGTAA